The following are from one region of the Noviherbaspirillum sedimenti genome:
- a CDS encoding TonB-dependent receptor: MPHSTLPQLHRRHAASRTPPLLAAAFCVPVLAQAGELAARPEATLTPIQVVAKTPVPGLGIERDLLPYPVQTASADALRQAQAGNLIDFLATNLTGVNVNEVQGSPFQNDITFRGFRASPILGSAQGLSAYLDGVRVNEPFGDVVNWDMLPEAAIADLTLVPGSNPLYGFNTLGGALAFTTKSGRSHPGMDAEISYGSNARKRIDAGYGARFDNGLHAFVATTLFDENGWREHSAGRMGNLFAKVGRDSGQTQWHVSALHGDSKLIGNGLLPSYRWADGTLANGLYENDRRAAYTHPDQTSNRLQQAAFNLRHWINDDTELSTLAYVRRSRRDTLNGDVNGDYEEYVEDCEDGFNPDGSAVEPDDCGFTAAQGAAQHNAVLNRTHTRQTSAGLALNLSRQTEHHQFAVGASFDQSRVSFAQTRQDAWFDAGRGVQPDVLAAEVASSSVTGNSQAFGLYATDTWKLATATHLTASARWNHARVSNTLTGQNGVQPKETFNYSKLNPAIGLTHKLAPGLTVFGGVAQSNRVPTVIELGCADPLQACVLPTGLQSDPYLKQVVSRTVEAGMRWQAGGAALSASLYRAINRDDILFLRAGSSQLGYFANFDRTRHQGLDLAASKEWKTLALRMNYSLLDATYDASGRLFAGERTINVLPGMPIAGLPRHTLKLALDWKPAPAWLLGGEMVAVSSLTTQGNEDGLRADPAPGVTPQTADWRIRGHAVFNLRGSYRSGKQLELFARVQNVFNRRYETYGAIGADLFPNGQLLQPHVAAQDAGDARFVAPGAPRSFTVGMRYRF, encoded by the coding sequence ATGCCCCACTCTACCCTGCCGCAATTACACCGCCGGCACGCCGCATCCCGCACGCCCCCCCTCCTTGCCGCTGCCTTCTGCGTTCCTGTACTAGCGCAGGCAGGCGAGTTAGCGGCGCGCCCTGAAGCCACCCTGACGCCGATTCAAGTGGTGGCAAAGACGCCCGTGCCGGGACTCGGGATCGAGCGCGACCTGCTGCCGTATCCGGTGCAGACCGCGTCCGCGGACGCGCTGCGCCAGGCGCAGGCGGGCAACCTGATCGACTTCCTGGCGACCAACCTGACTGGCGTCAACGTCAACGAAGTCCAGGGCAGTCCGTTCCAGAACGACATCACCTTCCGCGGCTTTCGCGCTTCGCCGATCCTCGGTTCGGCGCAGGGATTGTCGGCGTATCTCGACGGCGTGCGCGTCAACGAACCGTTCGGCGACGTGGTCAACTGGGACATGCTGCCGGAGGCGGCGATCGCCGACCTGACGCTTGTGCCGGGGTCGAACCCGCTGTATGGCTTTAATACGCTGGGCGGCGCGCTGGCATTCACCACCAAGTCGGGCCGGAGCCATCCCGGCATGGACGCCGAGATCTCCTACGGCAGCAATGCCAGAAAGCGCATCGACGCCGGCTACGGCGCCCGCTTCGACAATGGATTGCACGCCTTCGTCGCCACCACCCTGTTCGACGAAAATGGCTGGCGCGAGCATTCCGCCGGACGCATGGGCAACCTGTTTGCCAAGGTCGGCCGCGATTCGGGCCAGACCCAATGGCATGTCTCGGCCCTGCATGGCGACAGCAAGCTGATCGGCAACGGCCTTTTGCCGAGCTACCGCTGGGCCGATGGCACGCTGGCGAACGGCTTGTACGAAAACGACCGGCGCGCGGCCTACACCCACCCGGATCAAACCAGCAATCGACTGCAGCAGGCAGCCTTCAATCTGCGTCACTGGATCAATGATGACACCGAGCTGTCGACGCTGGCCTATGTGCGCCGCAGCCGGCGCGACACGCTCAATGGCGACGTCAACGGCGATTACGAAGAGTATGTGGAAGATTGCGAAGACGGCTTCAATCCCGACGGCAGCGCGGTAGAGCCCGACGACTGCGGCTTTACCGCGGCGCAAGGGGCGGCGCAACACAACGCGGTATTGAACCGCACCCATACCCGCCAGACCAGCGCCGGCCTGGCCCTGAACCTGTCGCGCCAGACCGAGCACCATCAATTCGCCGTCGGCGCCAGCTTCGACCAGAGTCGCGTCAGTTTCGCGCAAACCCGGCAAGACGCCTGGTTCGACGCCGGGCGCGGCGTGCAGCCGGACGTGCTGGCCGCGGAAGTGGCGTCGTCGTCGGTCACCGGCAACTCGCAGGCATTCGGGCTGTACGCCACCGATACCTGGAAGCTGGCGACGGCGACCCACCTGACGGCATCGGCGCGCTGGAACCACGCGCGCGTGTCCAATACGCTGACGGGCCAGAACGGCGTGCAGCCGAAGGAAACTTTCAATTACAGCAAGCTCAATCCAGCCATCGGCCTGACCCACAAGCTGGCGCCCGGCCTGACGGTGTTTGGCGGCGTGGCGCAAAGCAACCGGGTGCCGACCGTGATCGAACTCGGCTGCGCCGACCCGCTGCAAGCCTGCGTGCTGCCGACGGGCTTGCAGTCCGACCCTTACCTGAAGCAGGTGGTGTCACGCACGGTCGAGGCTGGCATGCGCTGGCAAGCCGGCGGTGCGGCGCTGTCGGCCTCGCTATACCGCGCAATCAACCGCGACGACATCCTGTTCCTGCGTGCCGGCTCGAGCCAGCTGGGGTACTTTGCCAACTTCGATCGCACCCGCCATCAGGGGCTGGATCTTGCGGCGAGCAAAGAGTGGAAGACGCTCGCGCTGCGAATGAATTACAGCCTGCTCGACGCCACCTACGATGCGAGCGGCCGCCTGTTTGCGGGCGAGCGCACGATCAATGTATTGCCCGGTATGCCAATCGCCGGCTTGCCGCGCCATACACTGAAACTCGCGCTGGACTGGAAGCCGGCGCCGGCGTGGCTATTGGGCGGCGAAATGGTAGCGGTTTCGTCTTTGACGACGCAAGGTAACGAAGATGGCTTGCGCGCCGACCCGGCACCAGGCGTGACACCGCAAACCGCCGACTGGCGCATCCGTGGACATGCCGTTTTCAACCTGCGCGGCAGTTACCGCAGCGGCAAGCAACTTGAACTCTTTGCCCGCGTCCAGAATGTGTTCAACCGCAGGTATGAAACCTATGGTGCGATCGGCGCAGACCTGTTCCCCAATGGTCAACTTCTGCAGCCTCATGTTGCAGCGCAAGACGCCGGCGATGCCCGCTTCGTCGCCCCCGGTGCGCCTCGCTCTTTCACGGTCGGGATGCGTTACCGTTTTTAG
- a CDS encoding sigma-54-dependent Fis family transcriptional regulator, translating to MIKESRERSVAYGLTESAIPDFSSVSRTDLTLAIEQNRVLHTHALPVMETLYEQIINTHNMVILTDAHGLIVHTLGDDDFLEKANRVALQPGVAWSEQSKGTNAIGTAIAEQAPAQVHANEHYLIANHFLTCSAAPIFDSEGSVIGVLDVTGDQNSFHKHTMGLVRMSAQMIENQVFSAAYQDAITLHFHSRPEFIGTLMEGIAAFTQGGRFLSANRSGLFQLGLPLTALKMHTFSSLFGLPVSALFDHYRTAAPVFLNLCMHSGVRVYARAQLHRANMFFQADQLHPGASERSVPLQAQAAQRVEQQATRRLSSLHYLNTGDVQIAALIDKVNKVLGRDIAILVTGETGTGKELLAQAIHNDSPRANGPFVAVNCASIPETLIESELFGYEDGAFTGARKKGSVGKILQANGGTLFLDEIGDMPLSLQARLLRVLQERMVTPLGSSRSIPVNVALICATHRNLRELIAAGVFREDLYYRLNGLVVKLPPLRERSDLEVVIERLIATEADGTQCTVSAAVMELFKRHNWPGNCRQLTNLLRTAIVMVGDDREIRREHLPDDFLDDIEAVQRGESGRSGPISTQVAVSMPTSATLDDVEISLIQNALAAHGGNISATARALGVSRNKIYRKIPQQ from the coding sequence ATGATAAAAGAATCCCGCGAACGTTCCGTCGCTTACGGCCTGACTGAGAGCGCGATTCCCGACTTCAGCTCGGTGAGCCGCACCGACCTGACGCTGGCCATCGAGCAAAATCGGGTCTTGCACACGCATGCGCTGCCGGTGATGGAAACGCTGTACGAACAAATCATCAATACCCATAACATGGTCATCCTGACCGATGCTCATGGCTTGATCGTGCATACATTGGGCGACGACGACTTCCTGGAAAAAGCCAACCGGGTCGCGCTGCAGCCGGGTGTGGCCTGGTCGGAACAGAGCAAGGGCACCAATGCGATCGGCACCGCCATCGCCGAACAGGCGCCGGCCCAGGTCCACGCCAATGAACATTACCTGATTGCCAATCATTTCCTGACCTGTTCGGCGGCGCCAATCTTCGATTCGGAAGGCAGCGTGATCGGCGTTCTGGACGTCACCGGCGACCAGAACAGTTTTCACAAGCACACCATGGGGCTGGTGCGCATGTCGGCGCAAATGATCGAAAACCAGGTGTTTTCCGCCGCCTATCAGGATGCAATCACGCTGCATTTCCACAGCCGGCCGGAATTCATCGGCACCCTGATGGAAGGCATTGCCGCCTTCACCCAGGGCGGGCGCTTCCTGTCGGCCAACCGCAGTGGCCTGTTCCAGCTCGGCTTGCCACTCACCGCGCTGAAAATGCATACCTTCAGTTCGCTGTTCGGCTTGCCGGTGTCAGCCCTGTTCGACCATTACCGCACCGCCGCGCCGGTTTTTTTGAACCTGTGCATGCACAGCGGAGTGCGGGTCTATGCGCGCGCGCAACTGCACCGGGCAAACATGTTTTTTCAGGCTGACCAGTTACATCCTGGCGCATCCGAGCGCAGCGTGCCGCTGCAAGCGCAAGCTGCGCAAAGAGTCGAGCAGCAGGCCACACGCCGCTTGTCGAGCCTGCATTACCTGAATACCGGCGATGTCCAGATCGCCGCCCTGATCGACAAGGTGAACAAGGTGCTCGGGCGCGACATCGCCATCCTGGTGACCGGCGAAACCGGCACTGGCAAGGAATTGCTGGCGCAAGCCATCCACAATGATTCGCCGCGCGCAAACGGCCCCTTCGTTGCCGTCAATTGCGCCTCGATTCCCGAAACCCTGATTGAATCCGAATTGTTCGGCTATGAAGACGGTGCCTTCACCGGCGCCCGCAAGAAAGGCAGCGTCGGCAAGATCCTGCAAGCCAATGGCGGCACGCTGTTCCTGGATGAAATCGGCGACATGCCCCTGAGCCTGCAGGCGCGCCTGTTGCGCGTGCTGCAGGAGCGCATGGTGACGCCCCTGGGCAGCAGTCGCTCGATCCCCGTAAACGTGGCGCTGATCTGCGCCACGCACCGCAACCTGCGCGAACTGATTGCGGCCGGCGTGTTTCGCGAAGACTTGTACTACCGCTTGAACGGCCTGGTAGTGAAACTGCCGCCCTTGCGTGAGCGTAGCGACCTGGAAGTGGTTATCGAACGGTTGATCGCAACGGAGGCCGACGGCACGCAGTGCACCGTATCGGCCGCGGTGATGGAGTTATTCAAGCGGCACAACTGGCCCGGCAACTGCCGGCAGCTGACCAATTTGCTGCGTACCGCCATCGTCATGGTCGGCGACGACCGCGAAATCCGCCGCGAGCATTTGCCCGACGATTTTTTAGACGATATCGAGGCGGTGCAGCGAGGCGAGAGCGGGCGAAGCGGCCCGATCAGTACACAGGTGGCGGTATCGATGCCGACATCGGCCACGCTCGACGATGTCGAAATATCGTTAATCCAGAATGCGCTGGCGGCGCATGGCGGCAATATCTCGGCCACCGCGCGCGCCCTGGGTGTTTCCCGCAACAAGATTTACCGCAAGATCCCGCAGCAATAA
- the pedF gene encoding cytochrome c-550 PedF yields the protein MKFAKRFIAISSVFAALCAVTLPAAAHGDVTPQAVDTKSLPKLGDKWATENPYRGNVDAVKVGTSAYTQNCARCHGLDAISGGIAPDLRLLDRDCMGQKNEAKKQACFKENDGYYATSVRQGKVRNGAVYMPPFEGMLSQEAVWAMKAYLETRRATK from the coding sequence ATGAAATTCGCAAAACGCTTCATCGCCATCAGTTCTGTCTTTGCCGCCCTTTGCGCGGTCACGCTGCCTGCCGCCGCGCATGGCGACGTTACGCCACAGGCGGTCGACACCAAGTCACTACCGAAACTGGGCGACAAGTGGGCCACCGAAAATCCCTACCGGGGCAATGTCGATGCGGTCAAGGTCGGCACCTCGGCGTACACCCAGAACTGCGCGCGTTGCCACGGCCTGGATGCGATTTCCGGCGGTATCGCCCCCGACTTGCGCTTGCTCGACCGCGACTGCATGGGGCAAAAGAACGAGGCCAAAAAGCAGGCTTGCTTTAAGGAAAATGATGGCTATTACGCCACCTCGGTCCGCCAGGGCAAGGTGCGCAATGGCGCCGTGTACATGCCCCCCTTCGAGGGCATGTTGAGTCAGGAAGCGGTGTGGGCGATGAAGGCGTATCTGGAAACCCGTCGCGCAACCAAGTAA
- a CDS encoding substrate-binding periplasmic protein — protein MPKFFFRSIAALMVIFLAWSLALPAHADMEKIRQSGALKVAVYDDLAPFSAGGRGIDIELAEALAKKLGLKLALLSFPAGENLGDDLRNMVWKGHYLGYGPADVLLHVPVDRHLIANNPKVEIFAPYYRDAVQLVRRVATVPNYDGLASLAGKKIGVEKISIAAVVLLGEEGGKYREQVRIYPTAVEALAQLQAGAIDAVLANRSEIESAVGRDPNYQVHDVSFPRLPRQGWVVGMAVKKDQIELARLLQAASDELTASGELAKIFSRHGVAAIKP, from the coding sequence ATGCCCAAGTTTTTTTTTCGCAGCATCGCTGCGTTGATGGTGATTTTTCTGGCATGGTCACTGGCATTGCCGGCGCATGCCGACATGGAAAAAATCCGCCAGTCGGGCGCCTTGAAAGTGGCGGTCTATGACGACCTGGCGCCATTTTCGGCCGGTGGCCGCGGCATCGATATCGAGCTCGCTGAGGCCCTGGCGAAAAAGCTGGGGTTAAAGCTGGCGCTGCTGTCGTTTCCGGCCGGCGAAAATCTCGGTGACGACTTGCGCAACATGGTGTGGAAGGGGCATTACCTCGGCTACGGTCCGGCCGACGTACTGCTGCATGTGCCGGTCGACCGCCACCTGATCGCGAACAACCCGAAGGTGGAAATCTTCGCGCCGTATTACCGCGACGCGGTGCAACTGGTGCGTCGCGTGGCGACGGTGCCCAACTACGACGGCCTGGCGTCACTCGCCGGGAAAAAAATCGGCGTCGAAAAAATTTCGATCGCCGCCGTCGTCCTGCTGGGAGAGGAAGGCGGCAAATATCGCGAGCAAGTCAGGATTTATCCGACCGCCGTCGAGGCGCTGGCGCAGCTCCAGGCTGGCGCCATCGATGCAGTACTGGCCAATCGTTCGGAAATCGAATCGGCTGTCGGCCGCGACCCGAATTATCAAGTTCACGATGTGAGCTTCCCGCGCCTGCCGCGGCAGGGCTGGGTGGTTGGCATGGCGGTGAAAAAAGACCAGATCGAGCTGGCCAGGCTGCTGCAAGCAGCCAGCGATGAACTGACGGCTTCTGGCGAACTGGCGAAGATATTTTCCAGGCACGGCGTGGCCGCGATCAAGCCGTGA
- the adh gene encoding aldehyde dehydrogenase, which produces MNLADISKLGIKNPFKQRYDNYIGGTFVAPVKGEYFQNITPITGQPFCEIARSTAEDIELALDAAHAARAAWGKTSLTERANILNKMADRMEANLELIATAETIDNGKPIRETMAADIPLAIDHFRYFAGCIRAQEGSVAQIDAETYAYHFHEPLGVVGQIIPWNFPILMAVWKLAPALAAGNCVVLKPAEQTPASILVLIELIGDLLPPGVLNIVNGFGLEAGKPLATSKRIAKIAFTGETGTGRLIMQYAAQNIIPVTLELGGKSPNIFFADVMDADDDYFDKCLEGFAMFALNQGEVCTCPSRVLVQESIYEKFMERAIARVAAIKQGNPLDSSTMIGAQASNEQMEKILSYMDIGRQEGAEVLIGGEQNRLSGDLAGGYYVKPTVFAGNNKMRIFQEEIFGPVVSVTTFKDEAEALAIANDTLYGLGAGLWTRDGSRAFRVGRAIQAGRVWTNCYHLYPAHAAFGGYKQSGIGRETHKMMLEHYQQTKNLLVSYSPKALGFF; this is translated from the coding sequence ATGAATTTGGCAGACATCAGCAAACTCGGTATCAAGAACCCGTTCAAGCAACGCTACGACAACTATATCGGCGGCACCTTCGTGGCGCCGGTGAAGGGCGAGTACTTCCAGAACATCACGCCGATCACCGGCCAGCCGTTTTGCGAAATCGCCCGCTCCACCGCAGAAGATATCGAACTGGCGCTGGATGCCGCCCACGCCGCCCGCGCTGCCTGGGGCAAGACTTCGCTGACCGAGCGCGCCAACATCCTCAACAAGATGGCTGACCGCATGGAAGCGAATCTGGAATTGATCGCCACCGCCGAGACCATCGACAACGGCAAGCCGATCCGCGAAACCATGGCGGCCGATATCCCGCTGGCGATCGACCATTTCCGCTACTTCGCTGGCTGCATCCGCGCCCAGGAAGGCAGCGTTGCGCAAATCGATGCCGAAACCTACGCTTACCACTTTCACGAGCCCCTCGGCGTGGTCGGCCAGATCATCCCCTGGAATTTTCCCATCCTGATGGCGGTCTGGAAGCTGGCGCCCGCGCTTGCCGCAGGCAACTGCGTGGTCCTGAAGCCGGCCGAGCAAACGCCGGCATCGATCCTGGTGCTGATCGAACTGATCGGCGACTTGCTGCCGCCGGGCGTGCTCAACATCGTCAACGGCTTTGGCCTGGAAGCCGGCAAGCCGCTGGCCACCAGCAAGCGCATCGCCAAGATCGCCTTTACGGGCGAGACCGGCACCGGCCGCCTGATCATGCAATACGCTGCGCAAAACATCATCCCGGTGACGCTGGAGCTGGGCGGTAAATCGCCCAACATCTTCTTTGCCGACGTCATGGATGCCGATGACGATTACTTCGACAAGTGCCTGGAAGGTTTTGCGATGTTTGCGCTGAACCAGGGGGAAGTCTGCACCTGCCCGTCGCGCGTGCTGGTGCAGGAATCGATCTACGAGAAGTTCATGGAGCGTGCCATTGCGCGCGTGGCCGCCATCAAGCAGGGCAATCCGCTGGATAGCAGCACCATGATCGGCGCCCAGGCATCCAATGAACAGATGGAAAAAATCCTGTCGTACATGGATATCGGCCGCCAGGAAGGCGCCGAAGTCCTGATCGGCGGCGAACAGAACCGCCTGTCCGGCGATCTGGCCGGCGGCTACTACGTCAAGCCGACGGTTTTTGCCGGCAACAACAAGATGCGCATTTTCCAGGAAGAGATCTTCGGGCCGGTGGTATCGGTGACCACCTTCAAGGATGAAGCCGAGGCGCTGGCGATTGCCAACGATACGCTGTATGGCCTGGGCGCCGGCTTGTGGACCCGCGATGGCTCGCGCGCGTTCCGGGTTGGCCGCGCCATCCAGGCGGGGCGTGTGTGGACCAACTGCTACCACCTGTATCCGGCCCATGCGGCTTTCGGCGGCTACAAGCAGTCGGGCATTGGCCGTGAGACGCACAAGATGATGCTGGAACATTATCAGCAAACGAAAAATCTGCTGGTCAGCTATAGCCCGAAGGCACTGGGCTTCTTCTAG
- a CDS encoding DUF779 domain-containing protein, which translates to MSSTHIPRVIATQAALDFISMLRQMHGPLMFFQSGGCCDGSAPQCYSVGEFNVSTTDVYLGDLDGARFYIGSDQFEYWKHTQLIIDVVDGNGGMFALDNGTGKRFLTRSRLFSDEENRLLAEAAKLIMIG; encoded by the coding sequence ATGTCAAGCACACACATTCCACGCGTAATTGCAACGCAGGCTGCGCTCGATTTCATTTCCATGCTGCGGCAAATGCACGGGCCCTTGATGTTCTTTCAATCGGGCGGATGTTGCGACGGCAGTGCGCCGCAATGTTATTCGGTTGGCGAATTCAATGTCAGCACGACCGATGTCTATCTCGGGGACCTGGATGGCGCCCGGTTTTACATCGGATCGGACCAGTTCGAATACTGGAAGCACACCCAGCTCATCATTGACGTCGTCGATGGCAATGGCGGCATGTTCGCGCTCGATAACGGCACCGGCAAGCGCTTCCTGACGCGCTCCCGATTGTTTTCCGATGAAGAAAATCGGCTGCTGGCGGAAGCGGCGAAACTAATAATGATCGGATGA
- the acs gene encoding acetate--CoA ligase produces the protein MAETENAKQENRVFNPPADLVKDAAISGMDAYRALCAEAERDYAGFWARLARENLDWHKPFTQTLDESQAPFYKWFGDGELNVSWNCLDRNLANGNADKTAVIFEADGGEVSQVSYRELHRRVCQLANGLKSLGIQKGDRVVIYMPMSVEGIAAMQACARIGATHSVVFGGFSAKSLQERIIDAGAVAVITADEQLRGGKHLPLKAIVDEALALGGCDTIRNVVIYRRTGGNIAVAAGRDLWLHELVASQADTCEPEWVNAEHPLFILYTSGSTGKPKGVQHASGGYLLWAALSMKWTFDIKPADIFWCTADIGWVTGHTYIAYGPLAVGATQVVFEGIPTYPNAGRFWDMIARHKVSIFYTAPTAIRSLIKAADADANVHPSKYDLSSLRILGSVGEPINPEAWMWYYKNIGHEQCPIVDTFWQTETGGHMISPLPGATPMVPGSCTLPLPGIMAAIVDETGNDLPNGQGGILVVKRPWPAMIRTIWNDPERFKKSYFPEEFGGKLYLAGDGAIRNKESGYFTITGRIDDVLNVSGHRMGTMEIESALVAHPLVAEAAVVGKPDETTGEAICAFVVLKRSRPSGEEARQIAKELRDWVAKEIGPIAKPKELRFGDNLPKTRSGKIMRRLLRVLAKGEEITQDISTLENPAILEQLAQTN, from the coding sequence ATGGCCGAGACTGAAAACGCCAAGCAAGAGAACCGGGTATTCAACCCGCCCGCCGATCTGGTAAAAGATGCGGCGATTTCCGGAATGGATGCCTACCGGGCGCTCTGCGCCGAGGCGGAGCGCGATTACGCAGGTTTCTGGGCCAGGCTGGCCCGGGAAAACCTCGACTGGCACAAGCCTTTCACGCAAACCCTGGATGAATCGCAGGCGCCGTTCTACAAATGGTTTGGCGATGGCGAACTGAATGTTTCCTGGAATTGCCTCGACCGCAACCTCGCCAATGGCAATGCCGACAAGACCGCCGTGATTTTCGAAGCCGATGGCGGCGAAGTGAGCCAGGTGAGCTACCGCGAATTGCACCGGCGGGTATGCCAGCTGGCCAATGGCCTCAAATCCCTTGGCATCCAGAAGGGCGATCGTGTGGTCATTTACATGCCGATGTCGGTCGAAGGCATCGCCGCCATGCAGGCATGCGCGCGCATCGGCGCCACCCACTCGGTGGTGTTTGGCGGTTTTTCCGCCAAGTCGCTGCAGGAGCGCATCATCGACGCCGGCGCCGTGGCGGTGATCACTGCCGACGAGCAACTGCGCGGCGGCAAGCACCTGCCCCTGAAAGCCATTGTCGATGAAGCGCTGGCGCTGGGCGGTTGCGACACCATCAGGAATGTCGTCATCTATCGCCGCACCGGCGGCAATATCGCTGTCGCCGCAGGCCGTGACCTCTGGCTGCACGAACTGGTGGCCAGCCAGGCCGACACCTGCGAACCGGAATGGGTGAATGCCGAGCATCCACTCTTCATCCTCTACACGTCGGGTTCCACCGGCAAGCCCAAGGGGGTGCAGCATGCTTCCGGCGGCTACCTGCTGTGGGCGGCCCTGTCCATGAAGTGGACCTTCGACATCAAGCCAGCCGATATCTTCTGGTGCACCGCCGACATCGGTTGGGTCACCGGCCACACCTACATTGCCTACGGCCCGCTGGCGGTGGGCGCGACGCAAGTCGTCTTCGAAGGCATCCCGACCTACCCGAACGCCGGGCGTTTCTGGGACATGATTGCCCGCCACAAGGTCAGCATCTTCTATACCGCACCGACGGCGATCCGCTCGCTGATCAAGGCAGCCGATGCCGACGCCAACGTGCATCCATCGAAATACGACCTGTCCAGCCTGCGCATCCTGGGATCGGTGGGTGAACCCATCAATCCGGAAGCCTGGATGTGGTACTACAAGAATATCGGCCACGAGCAATGCCCGATCGTCGATACCTTCTGGCAAACCGAAACCGGCGGCCACATGATTTCGCCGCTGCCGGGGGCCACCCCCATGGTGCCGGGTTCGTGCACACTGCCTTTGCCGGGCATCATGGCCGCCATCGTCGACGAGACCGGCAACGACTTGCCCAACGGACAGGGCGGCATCCTGGTGGTCAAGCGTCCTTGGCCGGCGATGATCCGCACCATCTGGAACGACCCCGAGCGCTTCAAGAAGAGTTACTTCCCGGAAGAATTTGGCGGCAAGCTTTATCTGGCGGGCGATGGCGCCATCCGCAACAAGGAGTCCGGTTACTTCACCATTACCGGGCGCATCGACGATGTGCTGAACGTCTCAGGTCACCGCATGGGGACCATGGAAATCGAGTCGGCGCTGGTGGCCCATCCGCTGGTGGCGGAAGCGGCCGTGGTCGGCAAGCCTGACGAGACGACGGGTGAGGCGATCTGCGCTTTCGTGGTGCTGAAGCGTTCGCGTCCGAGCGGCGAGGAAGCCAGGCAGATCGCCAAGGAATTGCGGGACTGGGTGGCCAAGGAGATCGGTCCGATCGCCAAGCCGAAGGAGCTGCGCTTCGGCGACAACCTGCCCAAGACCCGTTCCGGCAAGATCATGCGGCGGCTGTTGCGCGTCTTGGCCAAGGGCGAAGAAATTACCCAGGATATCTCGACCCTGGAGAACCCCGCGATCCTCGAGCAATTGGCGCAGACCAATTGA
- a CDS encoding DUF3422 family protein: MSTGYSGLNHALREPLAAEAHSRPSMRLQAPESLTHLAVYAGEDAGTSGRNAAAQHALLVSLCGHFGVAGPAANARHFFHDFGHFRLKWECHTEFATYTFAKKIDHSLPMVAAFQQMPIAYVPKKWLASLQGKTMVAAHMVLASMASSQNVAVFETPDVFEGMLLVGSQVVQGAQVWTDFLIQSDGFSRFVVQDFGLREQEAGLLVQRVLEIETYRMMALLGLPHAQRAIPALNAIEGELAQLTAAMVDTDAAIADAIACSLPDSADVEQSLLRQITGLAARMEKLSLNNSYRFSASQAYVRLVHARIEEMREARIDGVPTVAEFMDRRLAPAMNTCASTAQRQEALAARIAHTNDLLRTRVGIVQEQQNRKILQSLNRRAEQQLRLQQAVEGLSVVAITYYLAGLLNYLGKAAKTAGWPITPDLATGFLVPAIAAGVWLGLCRMRRKLHGT, translated from the coding sequence ATGTCGACGGGATATTCAGGCCTCAACCATGCATTGCGTGAACCACTTGCGGCTGAAGCGCATTCACGGCCATCCATGCGTCTGCAGGCGCCGGAAAGCCTGACGCACCTGGCGGTGTATGCCGGCGAAGATGCCGGCACCAGCGGCAGAAACGCTGCTGCTCAGCATGCATTGCTGGTATCGCTATGCGGGCATTTTGGCGTGGCAGGGCCGGCTGCCAATGCCAGGCATTTTTTTCACGACTTCGGTCACTTTCGGCTCAAGTGGGAATGTCATACCGAATTCGCGACTTACACTTTCGCGAAAAAAATTGACCACAGTTTGCCGATGGTCGCGGCATTTCAGCAGATGCCGATAGCTTATGTGCCGAAAAAATGGCTGGCTAGCCTCCAGGGAAAAACCATGGTGGCGGCCCATATGGTGCTGGCTTCAATGGCTTCTTCGCAGAATGTTGCCGTTTTCGAGACGCCGGACGTATTTGAAGGCATGCTGCTGGTCGGTAGCCAAGTCGTGCAAGGCGCCCAGGTCTGGACTGATTTCCTGATTCAGTCAGACGGCTTTTCCCGTTTTGTCGTGCAGGACTTTGGCTTGCGCGAACAGGAGGCAGGGCTGCTGGTGCAGCGTGTGCTGGAAATTGAAACCTACCGCATGATGGCCCTGCTGGGACTGCCCCATGCGCAGCGCGCCATTCCTGCCTTGAACGCGATCGAGGGGGAATTGGCGCAATTGACTGCCGCCATGGTGGACACGGATGCGGCGATTGCTGATGCAATCGCCTGTTCGCTACCCGACAGTGCTGATGTTGAGCAATCCTTGTTGCGCCAAATTACCGGGCTAGCTGCACGCATGGAAAAATTGTCGCTCAATAACAGTTATCGTTTTTCTGCCTCGCAGGCGTATGTGCGACTGGTGCATGCCCGCATCGAGGAAATGCGTGAAGCACGCATCGACGGGGTGCCCACGGTGGCGGAATTCATGGATCGGCGCCTGGCGCCGGCAATGAATACCTGTGCATCGACTGCGCAGCGACAGGAGGCCTTGGCTGCGCGGATCGCTCACACCAATGACTTGTTGCGCACGCGCGTCGGCATCGTCCAGGAGCAGCAGAACCGGAAGATACTGCAATCGCTTAACCGGCGCGCCGAACAGCAATTGCGTCTGCAACAGGCAGTAGAAGGACTGTCAGTGGTGGCAATTACCTACTACCTGGCAGGCTTGTTGAACTACCTTGGCAAGGCAGCCAAGACCGCAGGCTGGCCGATCACCCCCGACCTCGCGACCGGGTTCCTGGTACCGGCAATCGCCGCAGGCGTCTGGCTTGGGCTCTGCCGGATGCGCAGAAAATTGCATGGAACGTGA